One bacterium DNA window includes the following coding sequences:
- a CDS encoding adenylosuccinate synthase, translating into MPSTLVIGSQWGDEGKGKIVDYLAKQADIVARFQGGANAGHTVVVGGKQFILHQIPSGIIYPDPVCVIGNGVVIDPDNFTEEQSALHQAGIGTRGRIKISGKAHLLLTYHKVLDQEREKARGKGKIGTTGRGIGPAYEDKIARSGVRVMDFNHPDKLRAKVIENAQSKNQLLQALGSEARVDGAQIADQLLAHREAFLEMETDVSLFLHQAHQAGKRLLLEGAQGCLLDVDHGTYPFVTSSNTSTGGALAGLGIGPGLITSVVGVVKAYTTRVGNGPMPTELLDSQGECLRELGHEYGATTGRPRRCGWFDAVVTRYSQRINGLTELAVTKLDVLDTLEELKICNSYRWRDKVLTEFPCDPDVLDECEPVYESLPGWKAVTSGITSYSALPVAARGYLERISRIMGCRIALVSVGVERDQIINCGRN; encoded by the coding sequence GTGCCGTCGACTTTAGTGATCGGTTCCCAATGGGGAGATGAGGGCAAGGGCAAGATAGTCGATTATCTTGCCAAACAGGCCGACATCGTGGCGCGCTTTCAGGGCGGGGCGAACGCCGGTCATACTGTGGTGGTTGGCGGAAAGCAGTTCATTCTGCACCAGATACCCTCGGGTATCATCTATCCCGACCCGGTCTGCGTGATCGGCAACGGGGTGGTGATCGACCCGGACAATTTCACCGAGGAGCAGTCCGCCCTGCATCAGGCCGGGATCGGCACCCGCGGGCGAATCAAGATCAGCGGCAAGGCGCACCTTCTGCTGACCTACCACAAAGTGCTGGACCAGGAACGCGAAAAAGCCCGCGGCAAGGGCAAGATCGGCACCACCGGCCGCGGGATCGGTCCGGCCTACGAGGACAAGATCGCGCGCTCGGGCGTGCGGGTGATGGATTTCAACCACCCGGACAAGCTGCGCGCCAAGGTGATCGAGAACGCCCAGTCCAAAAACCAGCTCCTGCAGGCCCTGGGAAGCGAGGCGCGGGTGGACGGCGCTCAGATCGCAGATCAACTTCTGGCCCACCGCGAGGCTTTCCTGGAGATGGAGACGGATGTCTCTCTGTTTCTGCACCAGGCGCACCAGGCGGGCAAGCGTCTGCTGCTGGAGGGCGCCCAGGGTTGCCTTCTGGATGTGGACCACGGCACCTATCCGTTCGTCACCTCCAGCAACACCAGCACCGGCGGAGCGCTGGCCGGCCTGGGGATCGGCCCGGGGCTGATCACCTCGGTGGTGGGTGTGGTCAAGGCCTACACCACGCGCGTTGGCAACGGTCCCATGCCCACCGAGCTGCTGGACAGTCAGGGCGAATGCCTGCGCGAGCTGGGCCACGAGTACGGCGCCACCACCGGGCGGCCGCGCCGCTGCGGCTGGTTCGACGCCGTGGTGACGCGCTACAGCCAGCGGATCAACGGTTTGACCGAGCTGGCAGTGACCAAGCTGGATGTGCTGGACACGCTGGAGGAGCTGAAAATCTGTAACTCCTACCGCTGGCGGGACAAGGTGCTCACCGAGTTCCCCTGCGACCCGGATGTGCTCGATGAGTGCGAGCCGGTGTACGAGAGCCTGCCGGGCTGGAAAGCAGTCACCAGCGGGATCACCAGCTACTCTGCCCTGCCAGTGGCTGCCCGCGGATACCTGGAGCGGATCAGCCGGATCATGGGCTGCCGCATCGCCCTGGTCAGCGTGGGCGTGGAGCGTGACCAGATCATCAATTGTGGTCGGAACTGA
- a CDS encoding Nif3-like dinuclear metal center hexameric protein: MAPGAFIPLGELTAYLDELLEIGRWEAADASLNGLQVEGAPRVGALACAVDASRQTIDLCLQSGANLLIVHHGLFWGKPLAITGSHRARVKALLDAGISLYTAHLPLDFHPTLGHNAVLARQLELTAEGPLATEKGLPVGLVAASEQPTEREAFVRRLDNLLDTSSQLLPFGPGTVQHVGICSGGGAKLLTEPLSRRIDTFVTGEASHTVYHFAREWGVNVLFAGHYATETPGLRALAGHLSARFGLGATFLDAPTGL, encoded by the coding sequence TTGGCCCCCGGAGCGTTCATACCGCTGGGCGAGCTGACCGCCTACCTGGACGAGTTGCTGGAGATCGGCCGCTGGGAGGCTGCGGATGCCTCCCTGAACGGCCTTCAGGTGGAGGGCGCCCCGCGCGTGGGCGCCCTGGCTTGTGCCGTGGATGCCTCCCGGCAGACCATCGACCTGTGCCTGCAGTCCGGCGCGAACCTTCTGATCGTACACCATGGGCTGTTCTGGGGCAAGCCGCTGGCGATCACGGGTTCGCACCGCGCCCGGGTCAAGGCCCTTCTGGATGCGGGAATCTCTCTCTACACGGCCCACCTACCCCTGGATTTCCACCCCACGCTGGGGCACAACGCGGTCCTGGCCCGCCAGCTCGAGCTGACCGCCGAGGGTCCGCTGGCTACAGAGAAAGGTCTCCCGGTGGGCCTGGTGGCCGCTTCTGAACAACCCACTGAGCGGGAAGCCTTTGTCCGCCGCCTGGACAACCTTCTGGACACCAGCAGCCAGCTCCTGCCGTTTGGTCCGGGAACTGTGCAGCACGTCGGGATCTGCTCCGGTGGCGGGGCCAAACTGCTCACCGAGCCCCTCTCCCGCCGCATCGACACTTTTGTCACCGGCGAGGCCAGCCACACGGTCTACCATTTTGCCCGCGAGTGGGGCGTGAATGTACTGTTCGCCGGGCACTACGCCACCGAGACCCCGGGCCTGCGGGCCCTGGCCGGGCACCTGTCGGCACGTTTCGGACTGGGCGCGACTTTCCTGGACGCACCTACAGGGCTTTGA
- the serA gene encoding phosphoglycerate dehydrogenase — translation MSKLRILVADPLSEEGLSVLRRIEGAEIEIKTGLDEAALAEAVAGVSALVIRSGVKVTRRVIESADCLKVIGRAGVGVDNVDLDAATERGIVVMNTPSGNTVAAAEHTWGLLLALARKIPAAAASFKAGKWERGKFVGNELCGKTLGVVGLGRIGSEVARYAQAFRMRVLAYDPFISESRAAEQEITLAPLEELFEKADVVSLHLPVTEETRKLVGVKLLGKMKKSALLVNCARGALVDEAALLAALNEGRLAGAALDVFSKEPPESLDLVLHEKVVATPHLGASTREAQINVGVQIAEQIEAVLSRNVYDNAVNLPITDFALVEKFGPWVELTGRIGVFMAKFMTGGVRQVSISCAGGCTEALQPLKLTLLKGLLTPVTAGGNVNFVNAGFLARQRGITVESSSTDRADYTSQVACSVVTDSESLTVVGTVFGGELQRIVRINEFHMDVNPRGHLLVIKNADVPGVIGQVGGVLGAAGLNIAEYRLGRDDQRRNTLSLISVDSVIPESVMENIRAIPAIQFARVVEV, via the coding sequence ATGAGCAAACTGAGGATACTCGTAGCCGACCCGCTGTCCGAGGAAGGACTGTCAGTTCTGCGCCGGATCGAGGGCGCCGAGATCGAGATCAAGACCGGGCTGGATGAGGCCGCCCTGGCCGAGGCCGTGGCCGGGGTGAGCGCCCTGGTGATCCGCAGCGGGGTGAAGGTGACCCGCCGGGTGATCGAGTCCGCCGACTGCCTCAAGGTGATCGGCCGGGCCGGCGTGGGCGTGGACAACGTGGACCTGGATGCCGCCACCGAGCGCGGGATTGTGGTGATGAACACTCCCAGCGGCAACACCGTGGCCGCGGCCGAGCACACCTGGGGCTTGCTTCTGGCCCTGGCGCGCAAGATCCCCGCGGCCGCCGCCTCGTTCAAGGCCGGCAAGTGGGAGCGCGGCAAGTTCGTGGGCAACGAGTTGTGCGGCAAGACACTGGGAGTGGTGGGCCTGGGACGGATCGGCAGCGAGGTGGCGCGCTACGCCCAGGCGTTCCGCATGCGTGTGCTGGCTTATGACCCGTTCATCTCGGAGTCGCGCGCCGCCGAGCAGGAGATCACCCTGGCGCCCCTGGAGGAGCTGTTCGAGAAAGCGGATGTGGTGAGCCTGCACCTTCCGGTGACCGAGGAGACCAGGAAACTGGTGGGAGTGAAGCTTCTCGGCAAGATGAAAAAGAGCGCCCTGCTGGTCAACTGCGCCCGGGGGGCGCTGGTGGACGAGGCCGCGCTGCTGGCCGCCCTGAACGAGGGGCGACTCGCCGGTGCGGCCCTGGATGTGTTCAGCAAGGAGCCGCCGGAGTCGCTCGACCTGGTGCTGCATGAAAAGGTGGTTGCCACCCCGCACCTGGGGGCCTCGACCCGTGAGGCCCAGATCAACGTGGGCGTGCAGATCGCCGAGCAGATCGAGGCTGTCCTGAGCCGCAATGTCTACGACAACGCGGTCAACCTGCCGATCACCGATTTCGCCCTGGTCGAAAAATTCGGCCCCTGGGTGGAGCTGACCGGCCGGATCGGTGTTTTCATGGCCAAGTTCATGACAGGCGGAGTGCGCCAGGTGAGTATAAGCTGCGCCGGGGGCTGCACTGAGGCGTTGCAGCCGCTCAAACTCACCCTGCTCAAGGGCCTTCTGACCCCAGTCACCGCCGGCGGGAATGTCAACTTTGTCAACGCCGGTTTCCTGGCCCGTCAGCGCGGGATCACCGTGGAAAGCTCCAGCACCGACCGGGCCGACTACACCAGCCAGGTCGCCTGCAGCGTGGTCACGGACAGCGAGAGCCTCACCGTGGTGGGCACCGTGTTCGGCGGCGAGCTGCAGCGGATCGTGAGGATCAACGAGTTCCACATGGATGTCAACCCCCGCGGCCACCTTCTGGTGATAAAGAACGCGGATGTCCCCGGCGTGATCGGCCAGGTGGGTGGAGTGCTGGGCGCGGCCGGGCTGAATATCGCCGAGTACCGCCTGGGCCGCGATGACCAGCGCCGCAACACCCTGTCGCTGATAAGCGTGGATTCGGTCATCCCGGAAAGTGTTATGGAAAACATCCGGGCCATCCCGGCGATCCAGTTCGCCCGCGTGGTGGAGGTCTAA
- a CDS encoding DUF1015 domain-containing protein, giving the protein MAEIFPFRGISFDPAKAGPYESLATQPYDKISPEMKKRYLASSPNNIVQVILPAEPGGADDSVYERAAATFEKWLAEGILKRQSTPGFYPYHQSYRVPGSGETLTRKGFIGLGQLYDFAEKVIRPHEHTHSGPKVDRLKLTRATGSQFGQLFMLYPDPEQKINALLDSRIAGREPLIRVQDEYGVTHTVWKVDEPEAVAQVKALMRDKSLYIADGHHRYETALNWWREKAAQGVAAVGDEAISHAMMSFVCLEDPGLSVLPTHRVVFGLAGFDPAVLLKALSADFACSAAGAASPENLAAQLKNIAAQEHAFVLAARGLDSLYILRLKGRVDLGSRIPGPGSPDLKGLDVTILHKLIIEPRLGIDEKSLERADHITYVREPEEALGLVTGPAATHQAVFFLNPTRVSQVVAVADHGECMPQKSTDFYPKMLTGLVINKVNL; this is encoded by the coding sequence ATGGCAGAGATATTTCCTTTTCGCGGCATCTCTTTCGACCCGGCCAAGGCCGGCCCCTACGAAAGCCTGGCCACCCAGCCCTACGACAAGATCAGCCCGGAGATGAAAAAGCGCTACCTGGCCTCCAGCCCGAACAATATCGTGCAGGTGATCCTTCCCGCCGAGCCGGGCGGCGCCGATGACAGCGTGTACGAGCGCGCCGCGGCCACGTTCGAGAAATGGCTGGCCGAGGGCATCCTGAAACGCCAGAGCACGCCGGGGTTCTACCCCTACCACCAGAGCTACCGGGTGCCGGGCAGCGGCGAGACCCTCACGCGCAAGGGCTTTATCGGACTGGGCCAGCTCTATGATTTCGCGGAGAAAGTCATCCGCCCGCACGAGCACACCCACAGCGGCCCCAAGGTGGACCGTCTCAAGCTGACCCGCGCAACTGGCAGCCAGTTCGGCCAGCTGTTCATGCTCTACCCCGACCCGGAGCAGAAAATCAACGCCCTGCTCGACAGCCGGATCGCCGGACGCGAGCCGCTGATACGGGTGCAGGACGAGTACGGCGTGACCCACACGGTCTGGAAAGTGGATGAACCGGAGGCCGTGGCACAGGTCAAGGCCCTGATGCGGGACAAGAGCCTGTACATCGCGGACGGCCACCACCGCTACGAGACCGCCCTCAACTGGTGGCGCGAGAAAGCCGCCCAGGGCGTGGCCGCGGTGGGTGACGAGGCGATCAGCCACGCCATGATGAGCTTTGTCTGCCTGGAGGACCCCGGACTGAGCGTGCTGCCCACCCACCGGGTGGTGTTCGGCCTGGCGGGTTTCGACCCGGCGGTGCTGCTAAAGGCTCTGAGTGCGGATTTCGCCTGCTCAGCCGCCGGAGCGGCGAGCCCGGAGAACCTGGCCGCCCAGCTAAAAAATATCGCCGCGCAGGAGCACGCATTTGTCCTGGCCGCCCGCGGCCTGGACAGTCTCTATATCCTGCGCCTCAAAGGCAGAGTGGACCTCGGCTCCCGTATCCCCGGCCCCGGCAGCCCGGACTTGAAGGGCCTGGATGTGACAATCCTGCACAAGCTGATTATCGAGCCGCGGCTGGGCATCGATGAGAAATCTCTGGAGCGCGCCGACCATATCACCTATGTGCGCGAGCCGGAGGAGGCGTTGGGTCTGGTCACCGGACCCGCCGCCACGCACCAGGCGGTGTTCTTCCTCAACCCGACCCGGGTGTCCCAGGTGGTGGCCGTGGCCGACCACGGCGAGTGCATGCCCCAGAAATCGACCGATTTCTACCCCAAGATGCTGACCGGGCTGGTGATCAACAAGGTCAACCTTTAA